In Quercus robur chromosome 10, dhQueRobu3.1, whole genome shotgun sequence, a genomic segment contains:
- the LOC126704323 gene encoding uncharacterized protein LOC126704323 produces the protein MDLKQRSGLRSLLSNRNKGQSSKDVPKEQPTSKAPPPPPPTSDAALQPMPNLRRKRPVGELEEGEVGQEKAKPQKKGKETKEPKEKRTKSIDSRDEAAIRREQRIWSPWLELDGAPISWDATLWESQRREASFLAEALHQPLLLPRDMKGLRDTRQPELFMSLKRDMAMQIFVAEEWAKKAREDLHNEAQSRCAAERTAGDLKKENDSLSHEVKEVKKGRASAAAGLKNATKQAEDLRLQLRQSEENLLTEKQAVSNLKAELAKVKEEARLVREAAEKVVAASYDRGVKDTEVRLADEVAVVCREYITLSWGVALDRAAVPVDSDLRKAENVFFPEDIREVPDVVAPEEPLPTKALTSDSAMPKAEDMQPAVKDKLLEDSLSIREVVAQAKETVPRPQPANDQPGPAQGSDLGK, from the exons atggacctGAAACAAAGGTCTGGTCTCAGGAGCCTCCTCTCCAATAGGAACAAAGGGCAGTCCTCTAAGGATGTCCCGAAGGAGCAGCCGACCTCCaaggctcctcctcctcctcctcccacaTCAGATGCGGCGCTGCAGCCTATGCCCAATttaaggcgaaaaaggcctgtgGGGGAGTTGGAGGAGGGTGAGGTTGGCCAAGAAAAAGCCAAACCTCAGAAGAAAGGCAAAGAGACCAAGGAGCCCAAAGAGAAGAGGACCAAGTCCATTGATAGCCGAGACGAGGCGGCTATTCGGAGGGAACAACGAATATGGTCGCCGTGGCTTGAACTGGATGGCGCTCCAATTTCTTGGGATGCAACCCTGTGGGAATCCCAACGACGGGAGGCGTCATTCTTGGCTGAGGCCCTGCATCAGCCTCTTCTTTTACCTCGCGACATGAAGGGGCTCCGGGATACTCGACAACCAGAACTTTTCATGTcgctgaagagggacatggcaaTG CAAATCTTCGTTGCTGAGGAATGGGCCAAAAAGGCACGTGAGGACCTTCATAATGAGGCTCAGTCCCGTTGCGCTGCCGAGAGGACTGCTGGCGACCTCAAGAAGGAGAACGATAGCCTGAGCCATGAAGTAAAGGAGGTAAAGAAGGGCCGAGCGAGCGCAGCGGCCGGCCTTAAAAACGCTACTAAGCAGGCTGAGGATCTGCGCCTACAGCTCCGCCAGTCTGAGGAAAATCTCTTGACAGAGAAGCAGGCGGTTTCAAATCTCAAGGCCGAGCTTGCGAAGGTCAAGGAGGAGGCCCGTCTGGTTAGGGAGGCGGCCGAGAAAGTAGTAGCAGCCTCTTATGATCGCGGGGTCAAGGACACTGAGGTCAGGCTGGCCGATGAGGTGGCTGTTGTATGCAGGGAATACATTACCCTGTCTTGGGGTGTAGCCTTGGACCGGGCGGCAGTCCCAGTGGATTCCGAtctcaggaaagctgagaaTGTCTTTTTTCCTGAGGACATTCGCGAGGTCCCTGACGTGGTTGCGCCTGAAGAGCCTCTCCCAACGAAGGCTTTAACCTCGGACTCTGCTATGCCTAAAGCTGAGGATATGCAGCCGGCCGTAAAAGACAAGTTGCTCGAGGACAGTCTTTCAATCAGGGAGGTTGTTGCACAGGCTAAGGAGACTGTTCCGAGGCCCCAGCCAGCAAACGACCAACCCGGGCCTGCTCAGGGATCAGATTTAGGAAAATAG